A DNA window from Molothrus ater isolate BHLD 08-10-18 breed brown headed cowbird chromosome 2, BPBGC_Mater_1.1, whole genome shotgun sequence contains the following coding sequences:
- the TBX19 gene encoding T-box transcription factor TBX19, whose protein sequence is MADLGCKKTSDCTVSRLLSVVESELRAGRDKGDPTEKQLQVVLEDATLWQRFREVTNEMIVTKNGRRMFPVLKISVSGLDPNAMYSFLLDFAPTDGHRWKYVNGEWVPAGKPEPPNHSCVYIHPDSPNFGAHWMKAAISFSKVKLTNKLNGSGQIMLNSLHKYEPQVHIVRVGGPHRMVMNCSFPETQFIAVTAYQNEEITALKIKYNPFAKAFLDAKERNHSKDVPETVSEGQHMTYSHLGGWLISNPDPMCASGSSNYQYSGALPLPAPQAPHSCERYSALRGHRAAPYPPSYMQRNHSPSVNLLDSSSNNLQVFSGHDSWTLPSSPHTNLLSVPHTKGGASPGPSHYPCLWTVSNSAVNAANPGSEVNSNPPSVFLRGNIPLPAASSVQIPLQGMVSGSMEAQGEGTLTRLTDSAWTSSHSFQWTGSS, encoded by the exons ATGGCAGACCTGGGCTGCAAAAAAACCAGTGACTGCACTGTCTCCAGGCTCCTCAGTGTAGTGGAGAGTGAACTCCGGGCTGGAAGAGACAAAGGCGACCCCACGGAGAAACAGCTCCAGGTTGTCTTGGAGGATGCGACGCTATGGCAGAGATTCAGGGAAGTCACTAATGAGATGATCGTGACCAAGAATGGCAG GCGGATGTTCCCTGTTTTGAAGATCAGTGTGTCAGGCTTGGATCCAAATGCCATGTATTCCTTCCTGCTGGACTTTGCTCCGACTGATGGCCACCGCTGGAAGTATGTCAATGGAGAATGGGTGCCAGCTGGGAAACCAGAGCCACCGAACCACAGCTGTGTCTACATCCACCCAGACTCTCCGAACTTTGGGGCCCATTGGATGAAAGCTGCCATTTCCTTCAGCAAAGTCAAACTTACCAACAAGCTCAATGGGAGTGGGCAG ATAATGTTGAACTCCCTGCACAAATACGAGCCCCAGGTGCACATAGTTCGTGTAGGAGGCCCCCACCGGATGGTGATGAACTGCTCCTTCCCTGAGACACAGTTCATAGCGGTGACTGCCTACCAGAATGAAGAG ATAACAGCTCTCAAAATCAAGTATAATCCCTTTGCCAAAGCCTTCCTGGATGCAAAGGAAAG aaaccATTCTAAGGATGTTCCAGAGACAGTCTCTGAAGGTCAACATATGACATATTCTCACT TGGGTGGCTGGTTGATTTCCAACCCAGATCCAATGTGTGCCTCGGGAAGCTCTAATTACCAGTACAGTGGAGCTTTGCCTCTGCCCGCTCCACAGGCTCCCCACAGCTGCGAAAGATACTCAGCCCTGCGAGGCCATCGGGCTGCTCCATATCCACCCTCCTACATGCAGAGGAATCACTCCCCTTCAG TTAATTTATTGGACAGCTCCAGCAATAATCTTCAGGTATTCTCAGGACACGACAGCTGGACTTTGCCATCCTCTCCACACACTAATTTGCTCTCAGTGCCACATACAAAGGGAGGTGCCAGCCCTGGACCCAG ccacTACCCTTGCCTGTGGACAGTGAGCAACAGTGCTGTAAATGCTGCCAACCCAGGAAGCGAGGTGAACAGCAACCCTCCAAGTGTGTTTTTAAGGGGTAATATCCCCTTACCTGCTGCATCATCAGTccaaatccctctgcagggTATGGTGTCTGGCAGCATGGAAGCACAAGGGGAAGGCACTCTCACCAGACTAACTGACTCTGCGTGGACATCCTCACACTCCTTTCAATggacaggcagctcctga